ACGATGAAGGGTTagtatggtttctccaaccagggttataagtttctgaatatgggtcaaacttctgagagttatcaaatatagtgttattataaagagcattggtttGCTCTTCCATGATCTTGCCTTCCCAAAAAAGGCTCTCTTCTACCACTACTTTGACTCAATTCtatagcttctaaccttttttccATCGCTGCAATTTTGGCATATGATTCAAAAGATtattctaccctattgacatttcctctacctagaagaatcgTCTTCTGGGGTTCTCTATTATTCTCTCATTGTTGGGTTTTTCGGTGATGTCATTCAAAATGTCATCGCCTGgtcaacagtcttattttcaaaCCCACTTGTACACGAGTACtctaccatggttgttgttggataatctaaaccctcataaaggatctaaaCTAGCCTGACATTTTCTAAGACGTCATGAGGACATTGTGACAGTTaatcattgaacctttcaaaATACATGTACAAAGACGCTCCTTCtagttgagaaaatatggaaacttGCTGCTTAATAGATTATGTTTTGTTCCTAGGGAAAAATTTATTGAAAAAggtagatgtaagttgttcatatgttgaAATTGAATCAGAAGTCAAACTATATAGCCAAGATTTGTCTTTGTCTCTCAAGTAAAAAGGAAGTAACCTAAGTTTCAATGCTTTGTCATCTAGGTCTTTAATCCTTAGAGTACTacagatttcctcaaaatccctaatatggaaataggGATTTTCATTTTCCTTCCCGTAAAATACTGGGAGCATCTGTATGGCCATAGGTTTCTACTCATAATTGGCTTCAGTGTCATCTAATTTGATGGATGATGGATGACTAATCATAATTGGGTTTAACAAAGTTtttaaagttgtcatttctggaaCTATCAGAGTACTAGGGATATTCTTTTCACCTAGAGACGGACGTTCAAAATTGGATtaccaaaaacagggctctctagattaaggtattcGAGATACTTGTTTCCTAAAATAGAACTAATAGGTTTTGCACTAATAAAACAACCCAGAGCTTCCCTTTTATGTTCTGGAATAAAAAAGGACTttcctaaattggaagggtattCTAAGCAATTACAAAACAAAGCCGacgcaaccaaatcaaacctactgatttctagcaaaaaaaaaagcatgatggctccacttagattgtttccagACCAGGTTTTAATCTCTTGAAAGGAAACTAGGTATAGTTTTAGCAAACTTATCTAGAACGTTCTGAATTAAAGTAAGTCAATTATAAGCAGGAAAAGCTCAGAGGATCTTGAATATCCCTACCTCTTTGGAAAAATGTTTCCTCAGGTTACAATGTGGCGCTTCAACTTGCAGTAATCTTTCTGAACTTAGAGTTAAGCTAACAAGATACTGAATACAGTCCTTTTGAATGGCTTTCctataagctcgttaccttatcggtctcaatctagtcaaaattttaagatttAGGTTCGAGTTGGGAACGTTTTCCTAAGGATGGAaagaagagaacagtgatgatatccgaacccttatcttatatggtctgGCCTTACCCTTTACTAGAAATTAAAAGTCCATATTTatatcctcaacatatatgcatacgaaagaATCCAATAAACTAGCTGACAGGGGaatcgcgggtgtttagaattttacctcccatTCCAGACAGGCGACGAATCGGTTGCAGTCGACTAGGGCCATTGACTCCTATGTCAGCGTAAGAACCCAAAGGGCCGAAACAGTATCATAATTGTTGttcttccctgcagcagtttatatttaatgCCACCCTTCCTTggtatttaagaataattaagtCCAAAGAATGTCCCAAAGTACCCAAAATATCCAAAAAGAACAAatattataaaaataataataaaccctaatacagttttttacacaagaaaaatacacaaaaccataaaaataaaacaaaaataaaattctttgtctTTTCCACAGTTCATTCTCTTTGTCTTTGACTCCAAATCGTTAGTTAATTACCAATATCTTTGGCTCAGTTTTCTTTTCGGTCTAATATTCAAAACTTGTAACCAAAAGATAAATATCCAAGAAAATGTAAAatagaacaaaagaataaaaacctaaaaaattaaaatactacaaaaacaaaagtaaaaacctaaaaataaatctaaaaactctaacaTAAAAATAAGTCTGCACCGGCGGCgtcaaaaactgatgtagtttttatagtGATAACAAAAGTGTCATtaactcggacttgtgaaggatgatTTTTTGAACTCAAATAAAACAGAGACAAATGATTCCACCAATAACCAATTATCAGTGATTCAATcataacaataattatgcaactatACATTCAAGTTGATCTAAAATATTGCCTagataagtagattttcaaaacagtAGTTGTAAATcgcaagcatggaacatcaaaaacCTTTTAAGACAAGCATGCACCACAAAGAGAGAATACAACTacgtaataaaaaaaaaataatcatacaaTCAATTTAAGTTCAATGCGAATAAGCATAAAAGAATTGGAAAGATTAATTTAAATGgaaattaccacataataattagaAAAAATGGCTTCCCCCgttgcctcagcaatggggtttagctcctcatattattcacttactcaaaataggtgttcatggctcaaaagtgtgaaaaacaagagaaagataATAACTCAGGTCGTTTGCAACGTTGTATGTGCGTCACAGACTAACTGTTACAATGGACTGTTGCAATATGAACTGTTACAAAACTGGGACGCTTGTTCTTGCATATCGTCTCCTTCACTTTTGGTGACGAAAAACGTCTCtgcaacttctttttcttctctgtaaCGTAccccctatttatacacacacaTGCCCTTATAACCCGattaattttctttgttttcttttccaAAATGTCTCGGCTTTATTTTCTTCCGCTATATTTTGCACGCGTTATTAACAGAATCTGAGTCATACCCAAACTTCCAAAGATAGAATCACAACTAAATAAGGATATTATCTCCTTTCATTCCCACATAACTACCAATAACGGAATCAAATACTCGTGATATTATCCAACCCCTATTTTCTCGAAACTCTTCCTTTTTTATGATTCCAAAACCATTAACAACCATGTTTTGATAAAACAGGCCCAAACCAGCTTGGTTCGATTAAAATCCATGAGAAAATATGGTCTAATTCAATCTAGGAAAACATGCAGTCACTGTATTTTCTTCCCACCAAATTCTGCTTTTCCAAAAGGTAGGGGTTGAGTTCTCATTCTCCATTCCCGGGGTGTCAATAGTAGTTGCCCTGGTGGTGCCCTTATCCAACtgaggggtgcctttaacaattcCTTAGGGTTCATTTATCACATTTATGggttcctttagtaattttctcccgggGGTTCAAATACCGCTTTTCGAGGCGATTTCTCCGCAAAAACTtaattctccaaaaacaccttcaaaaataccaaataagtaaaaaattgggtactaacaatatggaaaatcaagatcaaaatagacatataaatgagTCTATCAGTTATTGGCACAAAGTATTGGGAACATGGATTCATTATTATGATTTATTAAGAATTTATCAAGTCTTTTAAGAATGAAATCAGTATCATTTTGCATATTAGACCCAAGTAAATCTAAGACCagaaaaaccaggatcatgcaagtaaaaaacagaacaaaaagtCCTAAGATTCAAGATATCATTATCATCAAGTTCTAAACCACCACTTTTATCTTCAGGAACTAAGAGACAGTTGAATTCTCCCATAAAGATCGAAAGCAGGGTCATCACTTGGGATAGGAGGGAGGTTATTCAGATGAGTCCAAAAAGCATCCTTAAGAGTTTGATTTGGTTCACCATATATAAAATGCATGTGACAGAGTTTAGAATGTATAATTTCATTGGTGGTAACATAGATGCCTCTTTAGTTGGAGGAGATAATGTTGAGATCCAACTCTTATTTCCAAGTTAAAAACagaccaccacttctaccaaTGTAGGGAACATTTAACGCACATGAGAAGCTATTTTTCTGGCAGTTGtgttattctttattttggttttagaaaaaaaaaacaatatatggGGTTATATTCTTTAGGAGAATACTCAGTTATTTATTAGACAATTTTTTCCCTAAGCCTTCAACATTCCAGCAAAGTAGATTGATGACAGGgtataatggtggtggtggaggggcGGGGGTATTGTTAGGGGGTTAGCAACATTGGAGATAGAAGAAATAACATACATGAAAGAATTGTAGGGAGGAGTTACCTGATTGGTAGGATCGACGCAACCATTAATTAGGATGGGAACTAGAAGAATCACCACTTTCTTGACTTCCTTGTGCTGCATTGAAAACCAAAGCGACAACCTCATGAATAATATTATTGCAGACATTATGGTTGGCAAAGGATTGACCAGCTGGTGCAAGGAAATGACCATatgggttgagaagttgatgagaATGTTCTTTCTGATAAGGGATTGTAATTGGTGGAAGGCTCTCAATATATATGATTGGTGTGCATAAGGTTTTGTAATCATGTTCTGGAGAAGCCTAACTTTCTGATGTGACAATAATACTAGCCAAAGCAGATCTAGCAGAACAGATTTGTTTTCTAGCATCAAGACGAGGATTAAATTTTCTCTTTAGATTAGAAAGAGCATCATGTTCAGCAACTAGAGAAACAATTTCCTCCCTTGACCGAGAAGGAGGATAAGATGTCACAGTTGCTATCTTGAACCTTTTAACGTATAATATTTAATTTGAAGGGTGATTACACTTTTGAATTCCATATCAGATAGGTGTTAGAGGTATTGCATTATGAATAACATGAAGACCATTCTCCACAGTAGTAACAACATGTTTTTGGATAAAACCAACTTCATAAATTTTCAAAACTGGTAAACTACTGGTAAAAGGACCCATGTTGAGCTTTCTGCATATAAATTTATCATTCATATGTAAAGATGTATCCTAGACAACAACTTTTcctttttatcttgagtaagaaGCAAAAATATCCTCAACCATTATAGTACAGTTAACTGATTGAGCAGCAGGGGGAAAACTAGAGCTTCCATGGAATCAGAACTAGATGACACAGGAACTGGTTGTGGTGGCATCATCTTGAGATATTGATTCTTGGAGCTGGACTTTTATGAGAAGAATATTGACTAGACTCTTCATCTTGATAAGTTATCCTCAGTTTTACCTTAGTGCCAGTACTCTCTTTATGATCAATGATATGACATGAGCAACACAGAAATCTTGGCACCAtaaacactacaccaaattcccggatTCGTAACAGGAATTCGAAACGGATTATGGCCGTTACAAATTCCCGTTACAGAAAAATTTGTAACAGGCTTAGTCCGTTACAAGTTTACAAAATTCGTTACAGGGACGAGCCATTACGAAATTTTTTATAGGCGTGCCAGCCACATGCTTCGTCACACCTGGGTCGTAACACTTGGAGTCTGTGAGTATGCCATTCAAACATGTACCATTGTGTTTCCACCCAAGATGAATAACATTAGAGGATATTTCCTCCCACGCATGTGCAATTCACATGCATGATTTCTGTATACCCTAATGAAACCAGATGGAAAATTtcatttctcttttttctctcttctgcTCTCAGACTCTCTTCTATTCCTCTTAGCCGATTAAAACCAGATGAGTTTTTCTCAgcctttcttctcttcctcttagCCGATGAACCAGATTGAGTTTGATGaatcagtttcaattcagtttgttcATCACCTGTAATAGGATTTTTAGGACTTCGTaaattgattttagggtttcaatctATATTATGATTCATTTTTTCGATTTTAATTTGTTCGTCGAAGTTCAAACTTGGAAGAACTGATCTTCACTCTCAGCTAATCGTGAGAAAGCATCTGTTCTACTTTTTTTAATTTAGGtatatatttttggttttgacgATTTATTTTCATCCAgatttatgtttttgttttaagGTTTATAAATGataattgatttagggttttgtgttcaATCGATTATGAGATTTCGGTTTCTGATTTCAGATTTCTTTTCAGATGCAGATGGGAATGAAGTTGATAAGTTGACTGAGAAGCTACAAAGGGGTTAGCATAAGGAGAAGCTTCTTAAGCTTGTATATTTTCAATTTTGAAtgagtttgagtgaatatttatGTTCTTATGTGATTTACTGTAGGTTTGGTAGTATTAATCAACTGGTTTTGGGTTTCGCTTGCTTTGTATTTCTACGACAAATTTCAGGTGGTTTCTCAATCAACTGTCACTGGTTGGATCGGCACATTGTATTGCTGTTTCTGGTAATATTGTTTCGAATTGAATTTGCATACTGAATCGAAGATGTCCATACAATATTGATTTTGAAAATATGTTCGTTGAGTATCGAAGATGTCCATACAGTATTGAATTTGTATTGAATTTGAATGTTTGTTCGAACTGAAACTCTTGATGCAGATGCGGTTGATGCCGGTGATAGAgctgaggatgaagatgaggaagacGATGGTACATTTTCTAATTGTCATGTAATTTGTTTATTCATGCAAGTTCTTTTTTATCATTTGCAGTTAAGGTTTCTTGGGTTTGTGCCGTTATTTTAAAAAAGTTAGGGTTAGTTATTATTTGTTCTGGGTGTAACGAGGTTTACATTGTTTGTAATTGTGTAGAGGAAGGGGAAGATGAGTATGAGAAGGGTGGGGTTATAGTAGACGATGTTGATGTAGAAGATCAGGATAAAGAAGAGAACAGGGAAAGTAGTGATGAGGATAAACAAAAGGAGAGGAAAAAGTGGTTGATTTTCTGTCCCCAAATTCTTTAAGGCTTTCATTTATATATTTCATTGTTTTATTTTACTATTATGAATGTAGGGAATCTGGTTACTATTGGTTACAATCTGGTTACTATTATGTCTTAGCTGAGGATGATTAAGAGTTACTGCAGGATTGCAATGCGGGCTTTCATCGTCCTGCACCAGTGAGTATTCTTGTTCTTGACCCAGTGTTTGCTTATATCTTTGAAAAGCTACTTAGTTTGAAGACAAAATTTGATGGTAATGCATGCTTGGAAATATGACTAGGGAAGTAAAAAGTTCAAGCGACTAAAGAAAGCGGGAGGGGTAATTATTTGGAGGATCATACTGGTCTATCTGACAATGATGCAGCGGATAGAAGTGGTTGTAAGGGAAGCAGTGCTGAAGAAAGCGGGAAGGGGTAATTATTTGGAGGTATGGCAGAGTTTGATACTTTATTAGCAATTGGAGTTAAAATAAGTGTTCTGATGTTTTTCTTAGATTGAACTGGATGTAAAAAGAAGTGTTTTGTTAATGAATTTATAGTTATTGTTGCTAAGATTCCTTTGATAtttgatttttgaaaaaaatattgaaaacttGGATGATTGAGTTTGTAAATCTATTAAGTAATCGAGAAATAGGGTTAACAAGCTGCTGATTAAACCGTTAAAGAACTGAATTTGAAAAGGATTTCATAACCAAGAaacgatcgattcaaaagatGACTGCAACTTTCTTAGGTCACGATGACGGAGTAGAGCTTTCTAATtgaatttgatttatttttcatttatttaCTGTTTGTGATAAGCGTCTTTAGAAAAGCTAATTGGATCCGCTGGTGACATCCACAAATTTGAGTAAAGTCTAAAGACTAGATTAAGATATCTATTATATATACAGCCAAATAAACCAAATTTACAACCCATTTTTATATCTCTTGCATTTACACAACATGGTTGCGCAAAATGGTAACACTAGTTATTGATGCATATAACTCCACAAGAATGGACTTTAATCAAAAATAAACTTCTGCATAACAAAATGAAGCATGTGGTGTGGACTTTCAGATTACCACTCTCCAACATAATAACATAGCTAACAGGATGAACTTCTGAAACTTGAAATCTAGTACTCTTTCTTGGCATAGAGGTTTGGATCAGGTAACCTTGGCAATGGGATTGCAGTTAGGGGGGTACTTGTCTTCAAAACAATACCAAATTTTTCTGAAAGATCAACCTCCACACCTTCTGGCATTCTCCATTCAAATGAGTGCAAAAAAGATGCTAATGCATAAGGCACAATTCTTTCCACTAAAGGAACACCTATACATCTCCTCCTGCCTGAACCGAATGGAATATATCTGAAATCAGTCCCAATAAAATCGAACTTGCTTGTGGTCTGCAAGAACCTCTCTGGTTTGAATTCTAATGGATTATCCCAATATTTGGGGTCTCTTTGGATTGCCCATGCATTCATAAGAACTTGAGCTCCTTTAGGGATCACATAACCTCCCACGTTACAGGTCGAACTTGGACACCTAGAAACTAATAGCGGTACTCCGGGATGCAAGCGATATGTTTCTTTTATGATTGCACCCAAATAAGGTAAATTGGGTATATGAGATTCTTCCACAATGTTGTTTTTCCCTACAACATTGTCCAACTCTTCTAAGGCtcttttcataatctttggttctTTTATCAACTCGGCCATCGCCCATTCTACTGCCCCTCCTGCTGTATCTGTGCCTCCGACCACCAAATTCTGTCCAAAATATTTAGATCCTATTGgtcataaaataaaattaaaacaagAGCAAACGACGAAACGCATGAAAGTAAGAAAAGACAGAAAATAAATACCATGAACAAGGCCTTGAGGTTGGTAAAGGTAAAAGGAACTTTGGATTCTCCTTGGTCTTGAAGTTGTTGAAAGACTTGTAAGAAATCCTTGACTTTGTTCTCCTTACCATCTTGATCTCCATTTAGTTTTATCTCCTGATCAAGTTTCATCCTCTTATCAATCATGGATTCGAAGAACGGGTCTAACCACGAAATTAGCTCTTTCAGACGTCGTTCTACACCTTGAAGATCAAACCTCGCTAGAACAGGAAGAAAATCAGAAATATTGGTTCTCCCTAAATAATCCAAGACTTTTTCGGCTCGTTTCCGAAATTCCAAGCCAATTTCAATCTTCTCTTCATCATTAAATGTACCGCCCCACATCATGTTGGTGATCACATTAAGCATTATCAGAAACATCTCGTCTCTTATATTTACCGGAGTGTGAACCTTCGCGTACAAACTTCTTACGCATCTTCTAACTTCCTGCTGGCGAAGAGCTGAGAATGAATCGAGAGCGCTTTTACTTAGAATCTCTCGAACGCATAAGGCACGTACGTTGCGCAAGTGTGGACCGTAGTCAACAAATACCATGTCTGAACCATTATAGCCGACGGTCATTCCTGCTACCGTAGGAGCCCGGTTTGCAAATGTTGAGTCGAGTTCTTTCATGACAACTGCAGCTAGTTCTGGTGAACCCAGGACAATCAGAAGCTTGCTGCCTAATTTGAGCTTAAATATGGGTCCATATTTGGTGGTTAATTTGGCAAAGTACTTGTGTAACTCCGGATCAATGAATGGGATGTTTCCGACTATAGGTAACCCTGGAGGACCAGGTGGTAACTTATGAACTTGCTTCTTGCGAACCCAAATACACCACGAAATTGCGATTATGATTAGGGAAAATGTAAGAGCTGCTCTGGTGAGTTCGCTGTGTTGAATCTTGGCTTCCCAGAGCCATGACAATGCCTCCATTTCTTGATTACTGATAACACAGGAGTAATTTGAATGAAAGACGAAAAATTCCCCTATGAAGTACAAACAGGTTGATTGCACCTGTAAACAATAATTAGTTGTACTAGATATGAACCATCTGTTTACAGAAAAAGGAAAACGTATGAACTATCTAGATATAGTGACCTCATAAATTGTCTGCCACTGGAAAAAGATGGAAGACCCTTTTCTCACCAACAGTAAGAAAATGACTTACTATTAGATAGAGATGTTAAGCTGATGAGGTGTTTGAAGTTCTGAATAAATGACGACCTTTAATTCGAGTGGCGGATGAGTCCCGGTTCAAGATAATTAATACACACCACATGTGTCAAATTGTGTATttgcaataaaataaaataaaatgggaaGGGTGTATTCTCAATTTGGAAACGAGTTTCTTTTTTCCAGGTATAAGATTAATAGACGCTTGGATACCATAGTATTTCTGCTTCATTAGAAGTAAAAGTCAGAAACAAAACTAtattgctttgtaaaaagttaactattttttttttgaaatttaatATCCAAATAGATCTTTTGCTTTTTGATTtctagaaaatgaaaaataatttctAAATGCATATCTAAACAGGCTATAACAATCTAGACCCTGAACTTATTCTCAttcttaggcctattcctatgcacatgtcaaaaaaaaaaattgtttggcataccagctagCATACAAACCAATTGTGCCACTATGGGAAAACTACGAAGTGACCGAGTTTCTAGCAAGTGACTTTATCGCTGGCGATATTGAAAATAACGCTCGATATTGACTCCAGCGTTGGCGTTATAATCAATATCGTCAAGTTCGACTTTCTAACGCCTATAAATACCGCACCTTGTTCATCTATCCTTCACACTTCCCTTGTCAACTTTTCTCTGCTCTTTTGTTCTCCTATAAATACAGACAACTGCTCTTCTGTTCTCATATGTTCTAAAGAAATTATCTTTCGTTTTACTTCTTAAACAAATatggagaaaagaaaaagaaacagaagagCCAAAAGATCTACTAGTACCCTAGCTAGTGGATTAAGTTTTGTTGTGGATAAAAATTATGAGTTTGATAATGTTAGACAAGTAGCCGGTGAAGGTATGTTCTCTAATCACCTATCTGACCATCTGGAGCGAGTTAATTCGGTAAATCTAAGAGGTGGATGGTCTGAGTTCCATACGATTTTTCAGTTGCTTCCCCTTATTGTTCAAGAGAGAGTTAGAAGATATCCCTGGCGACATTTATATCATGTACAACCTAGAAACCACATGACTCAAGGAGTTcaagttgatgagtgccaaatattgtatatatttatccctttttgttggcatttaactcatcttttgtgcattaattctacattttatcccatattctgtattttcattgttttcaagaataaatatttttcttacttaattttgcattttttaggtaataaataaagtttggatgaatagcggagcgaaaagagcaaaggaacggcaaagactcccgctaggaggaagcgaagaatgtcgtgcacaagaccaaaaggctagaagtgggcttgaagaggaagaattgttcttaaagaagatatgggcttggcatacccaaggcccaaaacccttacccaaacccattttctatatccaagcccgtctcggatttcagccgtcagatcgaagcatttcagcatcctacggtcgctccatcatcgcacatcaaactccgaagcccccgctttacatcacaacgcccatctccatcttgggtcgtccgttttactacatcccttcatccgacggtcgctccacgcttacctccgtatcgccgttggatccacctaccatcttcccatccatcggtccagcttcgcgaaacataaaaatcctctacacctgctcaacaccctagtacctaatatctatacccgcaaaacaaacagccccttcctcaaaccccatcgactccatcttctcttccccccccccctctctgcaacagaaccaccataccctgccgtaccaccacctattccacttccacaaccaccactacctactcctctaccaccaccacacctccaccatcatcacccctaccttcctacaactattacccatctttatagccccctaattcgtcaatttctcccctgccgaaaccctaggtgagtggttgacgaatcagtgaagctagaaaagcaattaggcatgggaagaacaagagaagcatcaggagaaggatggaggcatgggtcgacatctaccagtgtcaacagtgattaggtaaatttaataatttttataagaaccctaatttttctgatttgggaacttttggggaaatcaattgtacgtctaattgaagcatgggttggttgattgggttgtatcagtgtgttaggtgatgaattttggatttttgggtacaccctaacttcactgatttttggggattattcttatatgtataaataggggatgtgtgggaggatgagatgatctctggactagccagtagagattaaacaaattttatgcaattccaatttccagttcttcttatgcagttacagTTGAATGTATGTGTATGTGTTTTGAATTATTTGTTTGATGAATGGTTATGTTGTATatttgagcatgagctaagtagcactaagctaaggctcagttgaagccttgcatgcactgtcaattgacaagttgctaggatagttatcctgatgtatgttttgattgagcaatgggaagaggttaatgctcatagtgcctgtgattgattgttctgtcaaaagacagtcaatgctaggggcaaactagtgagcaaattagtcttcctcccattctagatgtatgcataggattttcaactcaacctagaaacatgttgtttgattaggacacaaggtggatcctaagccttggcttaaccacaaatccttttacaatcacttaatttcagttctattttgttccctgctaaatttactgtttttctgtttaatttccttgcaatttgtagctttgtgcactgaaatcagtgcacaatctcaccccgcccttggctcacagccttggttccttgctgttttgccatcttgtgttaactgctttgttgtgttaactgttttagttctttgcatcgccacattaccttgctttgctcactgccttgtgcctgtctccattgctagcttaggaaaatttcttttaagcactcctactccctgtgga
The nucleotide sequence above comes from Papaver somniferum cultivar HN1 chromosome 8, ASM357369v1, whole genome shotgun sequence. Encoded proteins:
- the LOC113302750 gene encoding protein BFR2-like, giving the protein MFVRTETLDADAVDAGDRAEDEDEEDDEEGEDEYEKGGVIVDDVDVEDQDKEENRESSDEDKQKERKKWESGYYWLQSGYYYVLAEDD
- the LOC113305616 gene encoding flavonoid 3',5'-hydroxylase 1-like, translating into MEALSWLWEAKIQHSELTRAALTFSLIIIAISWCIWVRKKQVHKLPPGPPGLPIVGNIPFIDPELHKYFAKLTTKYGPIFKLKLGSKLLIVLGSPELAAVVMKELDSTFANRAPTVAGMTVGYNGSDMVFVDYGPHLRNVRALCVREILSKSALDSFSALRQQEVRRCVRSLYAKVHTPVNIRDEMFLIMLNVITNMMWGGTFNDEEKIEIGLEFRKRAEKVLDYLGRTNISDFLPVLARFDLQGVERRLKELISWLDPFFESMIDKRMKLDQEIKLNGDQDGKENKVKDFLQVFQQLQDQGESKVPFTFTNLKALFMNLVVGGTDTAGGAVEWAMAELIKEPKIMKRALEELDNVVGKNNIVEESHIPNLPYLGAIIKETYRLHPGVPLLVSRCPSSTCNVGGYVIPKGAQVLMNAWAIQRDPKYWDNPLEFKPERFLQTTSKFDFIGTDFRYIPFGSGRRRCIGVPLVERIVPYALASFLHSFEWRMPEGVEVDLSEKFGIVLKTSTPLTAIPLPRLPDPNLYAKKEY